The window GGCCCGAGCAGGTTGCCGATCGCGAAGGGGAAGAAGTAGATCGACGTCTGCGCGGTCTTCAGGCCGAAGAAGTTCGTCAGGACGAGCGCGTAGGTGAAGAAGATGGCGTTGTAGAGGAACGCCTGCGTGATCATCATCGACGCCCCGACCAGCGTGCGTGTCGGGTACTGCTTGAGCAGCACGCGCGCGATGGTCAGGAACCCGACGCGGTCGGTCGGCGTCACGGTCATCGCCTTCGACTCGTCGACGTCCGGCAGCCGCTTGCCCGTGGACTTCTCGACCGCCGCCTCGATCTGGGTGACGGTCGCTTCGGCCTCTTCCTCCCGACCGTGGGTCATGAGCCAGCGCGGACTCTCGGGGATGTGCCGCCGCAGGAAGATGATCGCGATGCCGAGTACCGGGCCGAGGAAGAACCCGATGCGCCAGCCGATGCTCTCGGAGAAGTTCGCCGTGTCGAGCAGGTAGATGTTCGCGAAGGCGCCGAGCGCTGCGCCGCCCCAGTACGTGCCGTTGATGGCGATGTCGACGTGTCCGCGGTACTTGGCCGGGATGAGTTCGTCGATCGCCGAGTTGATCGCCGCGTACTCGCCGCCGATGCCGAGGCCCGCGACGAACCGGAACGCGGCCAGGAACCAGAAGTCCTGGGCGAGGCCGGCGATGCCGGAACCGATCAGGTAGATCGCGAGCGTCAGGATGAAGAGCTTGCGGCGCCCGAGTCGGTCGGACATGCGTCCGAAC of the Curtobacterium sp. TC1 genome contains:
- a CDS encoding MFS transporter — encoded protein: MSSTNGAIKSLVPARMDRLPWTRFHWSVVVGLGVSWILDGLEIQIVSNAGFQADLNLSTQQVTSLGTIYLVGQVVGALVFGRMSDRLGRRKLFILTLAIYLIGSGIAGLAQDFWFLAAFRFVAGLGIGGEYAAINSAIDELIPAKYRGHVDIAINGTYWGGAALGAFANIYLLDTANFSESIGWRIGFFLGPVLGIAIIFLRRHIPESPRWLMTHGREEEAEATVTQIEAAVEKSTGKRLPDVDESKAMTVTPTDRVGFLTIARVLLKQYPTRTLVGASMMITQAFLYNAIFFTYALVLTNFFGLKTAQTSIYFFPFAIGNLLGPIILGRFFDTWGRRQMIFLTYLVSGLVLATSAFLFRADAISATVQVAFWCVSFFFASAGASSAYLTVSEIFPLELRSQAISYFFALAQVFGAVAPLIYGAFIGDGTSREPLFWGYLLGSAVMIGGGVIALVFGVDAARKGLEDVTQPLSVLTGDAEEQRR